From a single Arachis hypogaea cultivar Tifrunner chromosome 3, arahy.Tifrunner.gnm2.J5K5, whole genome shotgun sequence genomic region:
- the LOC112791004 gene encoding protein MEI2-like 4 isoform X2: MPSPMVDQRGVSASSHFFDDISFRSERDAGIRKFKSIHDQYPQGKNGMIASPGSNLNSSSVLERSAKSGLPMSCTSLSIENVEQLKFGGEGIFDALMVSKESSHYHHRSRSDLCMRSGPNSPGVIGDKFVSSAATCESTLFSSSLSDMFCQKLRLFGKDALSDQPDIIDSVPEEEPYKSLEEIEAETIGNLLPDEDDLFSGVNDESRYNNTNARKNDDLEDFDLFSSGGGMELERDEHLNAGLRTSALEGDSGFVGGPKGKFPFVTQPSRTLFVRNINSNVDDSELKALFEVNASEEDIGHGMLMLSGLDSSISNDELKQIFGFYGDIKEIFESPEMKQHKFIEFYDVRAAEAALRALNRVDIAGKQIKIEPGHPSLMQQSHKGQDEPDLGQSIIDNLALRQKTTVSPGVIGSGLENGYNQGFQSGMAQPLNTYTDNAFGHINSSIHNTVRGSSASNVSGVSESNIFVDAIKFASSPRFHPHSLPEYHDTLANGSPYNFSSTISNMTSSVNTGVTEASDSRHNQGMSSTGNLAEFNAGGNGIRSHHGLYQMWNSSNLHQQSSSGTMLWQKRPSFVNLPQMPSFARTPPHMLRSQHMDHNVASAPVSPWGRQHSHLAESPDASGFVGSGGFQGSWQLLSPEFSPRLFPHASPKGTELPSNAGQSSPKHHGFPGRHSMNSTSKFDSANERMRSLYHRRSETNNADKKQFELDLGRIMQGEDTRTTLMIKNIPNKYTSKMLLAAIDERCRGTYDFLYLPIDFKNKCNVGYAFINMIDAAQIIPFHQAFNGKKWEKFNSEKVASLAYARIQGKASLIAHFQNSSLMNEDKRCRPILFHTDGPNAGDPEPFPMGTNIRVRPGKSRTAGNDESRNQPSPRILINVESPNGLDSA; the protein is encoded by the exons ATGCCTTCTCCAATGGTGGATCAGAGGGGAGTTTCTGCTTCATCTCACTTTTTTGATGACATTTCTTTTCGTTCTGAG AGGGATGCTGGAATACGGAAGTTCAAATCCATTCATGATCAATATCCACAAG GAAAAAATGGAATGATAGCATCCCCTGGAAGCAATTTGAATTCTTCATCTGTACTGGAAAGAAGTGCAAAATCTGGTTTGCCAATGTCATGCACCAGTCTATCTATTGAAAATGTGGAACAGCTAAAATTTGGTGGTGAAGGCATTTTTGATGCGCTGATGGTTTCCAAGGAATCATCACATTATCATCACAGATCAAGGTCTGATTTATGTATGCGCTCCGGACCGAACTCACCTGGTGTAATCGGGGACAAGTTTGTTTCCAGTGCAGCCACATGTGAAAGTACTTTATTCTCGAGCTCATTGTCTGATATGTTTTGCCAAAAGT TGAGGTTGTTCGGGAAAGATGCTTTATCTGATCAGCCCGATATTATTGATTCTGTTCCCGAGGAAGAGCCTTATAAATCTCTTGAAGAAATAGAGGCTGAAACTATAGGGAATCTCCTTCCTGATGAAGATGATCTGTTTTCTGGTGTCAATGATGAGTCAAGATATAACAATACTAATGCCAGAAAAAATGATGACTTGGAGGATTTTGACTTGTTTAGCAGTGGGGGAGGCATGGAGCTGGAAAGAGATGAACATCTGAATGCAGGATTAAGAACTAGTGCTCTGGAGGGAGATTCAGGTTTTGTTGGAGGTCCTAAAGGAAAATTTCCTTTTGTCACACAACCTTCTAGAACACTCTTTGTTCGGAACATTAATAGCAACGTAGACGACTCTGAGCTAAAGGCTCTCTTTGAG GTCAATGCTTCTGAGGAGGATATTGGCCATGGTATGCTGATGCTATCTGGTCTTGATTCATCTATTTCAAATGATGAACTCAAAcagatttttggattttatggaGATATTAAAGAA ATTTTTGAATCTCCTGAAATGAAACAGCACAAATTTATAGAGTTTTATGATGTACGAGCTGCAGAAGCTGCTCTTCGTGCATTGAACAGGGTTGACATTGCTGGGAAGCAGATCAAGATTGAACCAGGACATCCTAG TTTGATGCAGCAGTCTCATAAGGGGCAAGATGAACCAGATCTTGGTCAGAGTATTATTGACAACTTAGCACTGAGACAGAAGA CAACTGTGTCTCCTGGAGTGATTGGGTCTGGCTTGGAAAATGGTTACAATCAGGGATTTCAATCTGGAATGGCGCAACCTTTAAACACATATACTGATAATGCATTTGGACATATAAATTCTAGCATTCACAACACAGTGAGAGGGTCATCAGCTTCAAATGTTTCTGGCGTTTCTGAGTCCAATATATTTGTTGACGCAATAAAATTTGCTTCTAGTCCGAGATTTCATCCTCATTCCTTACCCGAGTATCATGATACTTTAGCTAATGGTAGTCCTTATAACTTTTCAAGCACCATTAGCAACATGACTAGCAGTGTCAATACTGGAGTGACCGAAGCCTCTGACAGCAGGCACAATCAGGGAATGAGCTCAACTGGGAACTTAGCAGAATTTAATGCAGGAG GAAATGGGATCCGGTCACATCATGGACTTTATCAGATGTGGAACAGCTCCAATTTGCATCAGCAGTCTTCGTCAGGTACCATGCTGTGGCAGAAAAGACCATCATTTGTTAATCTTCCACAGATGCCAAGCTTTGCCAGAACACCACCTCATATGTTGAGGTCACAACACATGGACCACAATGTTGCATCAGCACCAGTGTCACCTTGGGGAAGGCAACATTCGCACCTAGCAGAATCCCCTGATGCTTCTGGTTTTGTGGGAAGTGGAGGTTTTCAGGGTTCCTGGCAATTGCTTTCTCCAGAATTTTCTCCTCGCTTGTTTCCTCATGCAAGTCCTAAAGGCACTGAACTGCCATCCAATGCTGGGCAGAGTTCTCCTAAGCATCATGGTTTCCCTGGAAGACATTCTATGAATTCAACGTCAAAATTTGATTCTGCCAATGAACGGATGAGAAGCCTTTATCACCGTAGGAGTGAAACAAACAATGCTGATAAAAAACAATTTGAGCTTGACCTAGGTCGCATAATGCAGGGGGAAGACACCCGAACAACacttatgataaaaaatattccCAACAA GTATACCTCAAAGATGCTTCTTGCTGCTATTGATGAGCGTTGTAGGGGAACTTACGATTTTCTGTATTTGCCAATTGACTTCAAG AATAAATGTAATGTTGGTTATGCATTTATAAATATGATCGATGCTGCTCAAATTATTCCTTTCCACCAG GCTTTTAATGGGAAAAAATGGGAGAAGTTCAATAGTGAAAAGGTAGCCTCACTTGCATATGCCCGAATTcaaggaaaagcttctctcattgCCCATTTCCAGAACTCAAGCCTGATGAATGAAGATAAACGTTGCCGCCCTATTCTCTTCCACACTGATGGTCCAAATGCTGGTGATCCA GAGCCTTTTCCCATGGGTACCAATATTAGAGTGAGACCTGGAAAATCTCGCACTGCTGGTAATGACGAAAGTCGCAACCAACCAAGTCCAAGAATTTTGATAAATGTAGAGTCTCCTAATGGACTTGACTCTGCTTAG
- the LOC112791004 gene encoding protein MEI2-like 4 isoform X1, with protein MPSPMVDQRGVSASSHFFDDISFRSERDAGIRKFKSIHDQYPQGKNGMIASPGSNLNSSSVLERSAKSGLPMSCTSLSIENVEQLKFGGEGIFDALMVSKESSHYHHRSRSDLCMRSGPNSPGVIGDKFVSSAATCESTLFSSSLSDMFCQKLRLFGKDALSDQPDIIDSVPEEEPYKSLEEIEAETIGNLLPDEDDLFSGVNDESRYNNTNARKNDDLEDFDLFSSGGGMELERDEHLNAGLRTSALEGDSGFVGGPKGKFPFVTQPSRTLFVRNINSNVDDSELKALFEQYGDIRTMYTACKHRGFVMISYFDLRAAQSATQELQNWPLRLRKLDIHYSIPKVNASEEDIGHGMLMLSGLDSSISNDELKQIFGFYGDIKEIFESPEMKQHKFIEFYDVRAAEAALRALNRVDIAGKQIKIEPGHPSLMQQSHKGQDEPDLGQSIIDNLALRQKTTVSPGVIGSGLENGYNQGFQSGMAQPLNTYTDNAFGHINSSIHNTVRGSSASNVSGVSESNIFVDAIKFASSPRFHPHSLPEYHDTLANGSPYNFSSTISNMTSSVNTGVTEASDSRHNQGMSSTGNLAEFNAGGNGIRSHHGLYQMWNSSNLHQQSSSGTMLWQKRPSFVNLPQMPSFARTPPHMLRSQHMDHNVASAPVSPWGRQHSHLAESPDASGFVGSGGFQGSWQLLSPEFSPRLFPHASPKGTELPSNAGQSSPKHHGFPGRHSMNSTSKFDSANERMRSLYHRRSETNNADKKQFELDLGRIMQGEDTRTTLMIKNIPNKYTSKMLLAAIDERCRGTYDFLYLPIDFKNKCNVGYAFINMIDAAQIIPFHQAFNGKKWEKFNSEKVASLAYARIQGKASLIAHFQNSSLMNEDKRCRPILFHTDGPNAGDPEPFPMGTNIRVRPGKSRTAGNDESRNQPSPRILINVESPNGLDSA; from the exons ATGCCTTCTCCAATGGTGGATCAGAGGGGAGTTTCTGCTTCATCTCACTTTTTTGATGACATTTCTTTTCGTTCTGAG AGGGATGCTGGAATACGGAAGTTCAAATCCATTCATGATCAATATCCACAAG GAAAAAATGGAATGATAGCATCCCCTGGAAGCAATTTGAATTCTTCATCTGTACTGGAAAGAAGTGCAAAATCTGGTTTGCCAATGTCATGCACCAGTCTATCTATTGAAAATGTGGAACAGCTAAAATTTGGTGGTGAAGGCATTTTTGATGCGCTGATGGTTTCCAAGGAATCATCACATTATCATCACAGATCAAGGTCTGATTTATGTATGCGCTCCGGACCGAACTCACCTGGTGTAATCGGGGACAAGTTTGTTTCCAGTGCAGCCACATGTGAAAGTACTTTATTCTCGAGCTCATTGTCTGATATGTTTTGCCAAAAGT TGAGGTTGTTCGGGAAAGATGCTTTATCTGATCAGCCCGATATTATTGATTCTGTTCCCGAGGAAGAGCCTTATAAATCTCTTGAAGAAATAGAGGCTGAAACTATAGGGAATCTCCTTCCTGATGAAGATGATCTGTTTTCTGGTGTCAATGATGAGTCAAGATATAACAATACTAATGCCAGAAAAAATGATGACTTGGAGGATTTTGACTTGTTTAGCAGTGGGGGAGGCATGGAGCTGGAAAGAGATGAACATCTGAATGCAGGATTAAGAACTAGTGCTCTGGAGGGAGATTCAGGTTTTGTTGGAGGTCCTAAAGGAAAATTTCCTTTTGTCACACAACCTTCTAGAACACTCTTTGTTCGGAACATTAATAGCAACGTAGACGACTCTGAGCTAAAGGCTCTCTTTGAG CAATATGGAGATATTAGAACCATGTATACAGCTTGTAAACATCGTGGTTTTGTCATGATTTCTTATTTTGACCTAAGAGCTGCACAAAGTGCAACGCAAGAACTTCAAAATTGGCCACTGAGGTTAAGGAAACTTGATATACATTATTCAATTCCAAAG GTCAATGCTTCTGAGGAGGATATTGGCCATGGTATGCTGATGCTATCTGGTCTTGATTCATCTATTTCAAATGATGAACTCAAAcagatttttggattttatggaGATATTAAAGAA ATTTTTGAATCTCCTGAAATGAAACAGCACAAATTTATAGAGTTTTATGATGTACGAGCTGCAGAAGCTGCTCTTCGTGCATTGAACAGGGTTGACATTGCTGGGAAGCAGATCAAGATTGAACCAGGACATCCTAG TTTGATGCAGCAGTCTCATAAGGGGCAAGATGAACCAGATCTTGGTCAGAGTATTATTGACAACTTAGCACTGAGACAGAAGA CAACTGTGTCTCCTGGAGTGATTGGGTCTGGCTTGGAAAATGGTTACAATCAGGGATTTCAATCTGGAATGGCGCAACCTTTAAACACATATACTGATAATGCATTTGGACATATAAATTCTAGCATTCACAACACAGTGAGAGGGTCATCAGCTTCAAATGTTTCTGGCGTTTCTGAGTCCAATATATTTGTTGACGCAATAAAATTTGCTTCTAGTCCGAGATTTCATCCTCATTCCTTACCCGAGTATCATGATACTTTAGCTAATGGTAGTCCTTATAACTTTTCAAGCACCATTAGCAACATGACTAGCAGTGTCAATACTGGAGTGACCGAAGCCTCTGACAGCAGGCACAATCAGGGAATGAGCTCAACTGGGAACTTAGCAGAATTTAATGCAGGAG GAAATGGGATCCGGTCACATCATGGACTTTATCAGATGTGGAACAGCTCCAATTTGCATCAGCAGTCTTCGTCAGGTACCATGCTGTGGCAGAAAAGACCATCATTTGTTAATCTTCCACAGATGCCAAGCTTTGCCAGAACACCACCTCATATGTTGAGGTCACAACACATGGACCACAATGTTGCATCAGCACCAGTGTCACCTTGGGGAAGGCAACATTCGCACCTAGCAGAATCCCCTGATGCTTCTGGTTTTGTGGGAAGTGGAGGTTTTCAGGGTTCCTGGCAATTGCTTTCTCCAGAATTTTCTCCTCGCTTGTTTCCTCATGCAAGTCCTAAAGGCACTGAACTGCCATCCAATGCTGGGCAGAGTTCTCCTAAGCATCATGGTTTCCCTGGAAGACATTCTATGAATTCAACGTCAAAATTTGATTCTGCCAATGAACGGATGAGAAGCCTTTATCACCGTAGGAGTGAAACAAACAATGCTGATAAAAAACAATTTGAGCTTGACCTAGGTCGCATAATGCAGGGGGAAGACACCCGAACAACacttatgataaaaaatattccCAACAA GTATACCTCAAAGATGCTTCTTGCTGCTATTGATGAGCGTTGTAGGGGAACTTACGATTTTCTGTATTTGCCAATTGACTTCAAG AATAAATGTAATGTTGGTTATGCATTTATAAATATGATCGATGCTGCTCAAATTATTCCTTTCCACCAG GCTTTTAATGGGAAAAAATGGGAGAAGTTCAATAGTGAAAAGGTAGCCTCACTTGCATATGCCCGAATTcaaggaaaagcttctctcattgCCCATTTCCAGAACTCAAGCCTGATGAATGAAGATAAACGTTGCCGCCCTATTCTCTTCCACACTGATGGTCCAAATGCTGGTGATCCA GAGCCTTTTCCCATGGGTACCAATATTAGAGTGAGACCTGGAAAATCTCGCACTGCTGGTAATGACGAAAGTCGCAACCAACCAAGTCCAAGAATTTTGATAAATGTAGAGTCTCCTAATGGACTTGACTCTGCTTAG